GATTAGAATACGACGCATGGGCATTCCCATATGGAAGTGCTGACACTCTTCGTTTTTTACTCAGGGTTTTTGATTGTGACATTATAGAAGAAGAAACTGGATATAGAAAATAGTAGCAAAGAAAATGCTATACTTTATCGTGATAAAAATTCAGAAGGAAGTGTAGAACATGAATTATCAAAAATTGAGTAAAGAAATTTCGTATGCCCTGCGTCATGCACCACATGAATATGAATTAGAGTTAGATGAATATGGGTGGGTCCATATTGAGCAATTATTGCATTCCTTACATGAGCAACCGGTATGGCATAATGTTCATGAAAATGACCTGCATATCATGATTTCACAATCTGATAAGAAACGACACGAGATTCATAATGGAAAAATTAGAGCTTTGTATGGCCATTCTACAGCTAAAAAAGTTCTGAAAGAGGAAAGTGAGCCTCCAGAGTTTCTTTATCATGGCACACCAAAAAGATTCGTTGCATTGATTATGGAGCAAGGACTTATACCTAAAGGAAGACAATATGTCCACTTATCGGAAGAAATTGAGACTGCAACACAAGTGGGAAAAAGAAGGGATAAGCAACCAGCTATTCTAAAGATAGAAGCAAAAAAAGCTTGGATCGATAATGTTACCTTTTATCATGGAAATGAAATGGTTTGGCTGGCTGACAAAATAGATAAGCAGTATATTTCTATACTTGAATAAGGGATAGATTATAGTATAACGTTATTCAGAGTATTTTGAACTTGTGGGGGAATCATAATGCTAAGTAATTAATTTTGATGTAAGGCTTCGATATACTACAAAGAAGCTTTTACTCTAAAGCAATATGAGGAGCAGATAAAGTAGAATAACCTCCATAAATAGGGAAATGGTAGTCTAGTATGCTTCAAGTAATGGACTAGTTGTATAAATATGCAATTCTACATTGCGTTGCGTCCTTTTATTGCTTATAATCATCAGCGAGGTGGTTAATATATGTCATTAACAGTTAAAATTACCATAAAGGACGACAAAGGGAAAGAAGCTGAAATAGAGCTTCAAGAAACCGATAATCTGGCTAAATTAGTAATTGTTCAAAATGTATTCAACTTATTTGGCGTAGATAAAGATATACTGGAGACAGTAAACGAATTTGAAAAGATTGGCAAGGCTTACAGCCATTTTTTTGACAATATGAAACCAGAAGAAGAGCAATTAGAAGAGAAGCAGATGAAAGAAAAACGCATTGTTAATAATGAACAAATTAGGGAACAGATGATAAAAAGCTTTCAGGAGATAGAAGAGTCTAAAGAAGTTGAAACAAAAACGATTGATCAATCAGATTATTTAACAACTGGCATCAAGGAAGACTCAAATGGTAAAAAGAGATATAAATTAAGATATGAATGCCCAATCTGTATGAATAAGGGAGTTCATTATATTTATAAAAACTCGACTGAAACGTGGTGCCATGCGTGCGGCAGTAAGATGCCTATCAAAGCAGCACATAAGGATGGATTTCCTAATAGAGATTCACATGGGAATTTTTATCGAGCAGGAGATTATTATGATTACACCTGTTAATAGGGAACACTCATATCTGAATTGAAGCTGCTTTGATGAGATGTATCAAGGTGTAGTGAATCTTCATTAAAACCCGCAGAATGATTCTGGGGGTTTTAATGAAGAGATTTGCTTTCTACCGCTTGTAGGTAATAGCAGTTTATTTGAACGAGTAAAGTATTACAAATAGATAAATATCATGTAAAGAGTTCTACAGACTGCCAGCAGCCTTCATATTCTGTTTTCGATATATTCTCCATGCAATAATCAAAGTAATCAGTAATATACTGGCTGTTAGATAGCTTCCCTCAGCACCAAAAGCTCCTCCAGAGAGCATGGTATCCCCCGTTGGTTGAACTTGTACAAGAGCAGGCGCCCCTGATTCACCACCTGAAACTGCAAATCCCAGAGCAGATTGTAAGAAATTCCAGATAAAGTGAGCACCAATAGGCAGCCATAGTTTGCCCGTCATCTCCCTGATCATAGCGAAAAACAACCCGTCAAGAAAAAGACATAACATCGGGAGTAGTGACTCGGTAGAACCAGTGTTGAACAAATGAATCGATGCAAACAAAAGAGAAGAGAAAAGAATTGAAACATTGGTGCCGAATGACTCCTTTACGAGTCCCTGAATATATCCTCTCACTAGTCCTTCTTCAACGACGGCAACTATTATCCACTTGGGAATGGTAGAAAGAACAGCCACAAGTAAATAGGTATCTATTGGTACGCTTGTAAGTTGTACTCCACCAAATAACCAGATGAGTACACAGGAAAGAATAATCGTACAGGCTCCTATTCCTATACCCATTACAAACTGCTTCCAGCTTCCTTTTACTTCAAACCCTAGAGGCCAACGACGTTTTCGTTCAAATAGCCAATAGGTAATCCATACCCCGATAAGCATCCCTATTTGAGAAAAATTTTTGAGTGAAGTAGGGAAAATCGCATGAAGGAAAAACGAAATGAGGAACCCCGCCATGATTGTGAGTGCTATTTTTGCGATGACTTGTAGGGAGATGACTATCGTTTTCACAAGAGAAGCCTCCTATACCTTTTACCTATCATATTCTTCCATTTTAATCTATTGAAGTATTATGCGAAAGGTTTTTTTCCTTATTTTCACAAGTAGATGAGTGAAGCTTCTATGAATGATAGATATCGACTGAAAGTACAGTACATTCATTGATAATGATAACTATTATCATGTATAATGAATGATGCAATTGATACACGGGTCACAATGACTGCTGAGGAGTCGAACAGACAAGTACGGTTAGATGAAAGCTTATCCAGCCTCGATTCTATCGGTTACCAACCAGTGGATTTTTGTATGCGGTACGCGGCAGTGCTACATTATAACTTGATGAGATACAGCATCAAGTAAAATGATTTCATATTTTGTATGGTTGCAAGGGGTAAGTGGTACCGTGATATGTTGCACTTTAAGGAGATGATTTACAGTTATGCCTGTAAACGACTATTTTGTGTTATGGAATCATGCTTCCATACGAGTGTTGGATATCCGCCATACGATCCTGAGGGCAGGAGAGGAGCTTTGCTCTTATCGACTCCCCGCAAGCGGTTTTGTGTATGCGACTCGCGGTGTTGCCCAAATTCTGCTTGATGGGGAAGTTTATCGATCAGAGAGATTCCATGTGCTGCATAGCGGGAAGGGTGCATGCTTGGAGATTATAGGGATAGAAGACGAGCTCGAATACTATTTAATTCTTTATAAGGCTACTCTCCCGCATCTATGTAGTCAGGACGTTTTGGATCTGATGGAAAATAGTAATCCGTTTCAATTACAATACAGCTTTTCTCCGAACGACCCTGTCTCACTTTTCCATAAAGTTAAAGTAATGAATCAAGAATGGAGACAGCTTGGGTCAATTGAACGTTTCCACATAAAATCGGTTTTTTATCAATTCGTCTACAGTATTTTGCGACAGCTCCAAAGCCAAAAGATTCATAGGAAAGAACCAGGAATTGCTGCACAAGTGATTTTGTACATGCAAAAGCATTATTTCGAATCGATTACTTTGGAATCGCTTGCAGAGACCTTGAGCTACAGTGTTCCACATTTATCAGCTCTATTCAAAAAGGAGACCGGACACAGCCTGATTCATTATCTCATTCAGATAAGGATGGATAAGGCAGCAAGCCTGCTAGTGGAAACGGATGCGACTTTACGCGAAATAGCTGTAAGTGTGGGCTATGAGGATCCATATTATTTTGGTCGTCTTTTCAAAAAGTACAAGGGTGTTTCGCCGGCCCGGTTTAGAGTCAGAGAGTTAGAGCAGCGTAAAACAGAAGATCGTCCTTTTAACACCATTCGATCCTCCATTGCAGTTCAAAAGGGTCGGCGCTATATTGATGATGATATTCGTTATCAATATAAGAAAGAGGGACTTATACCGATGTACAAACAATCCAAGTCAACTACTACGGCAACATTATTCCTTTG
This is a stretch of genomic DNA from Brevibacillus laterosporus DSM 25. It encodes these proteins:
- a CDS encoding RNA 2'-phosphotransferase — encoded protein: MNYQKLSKEISYALRHAPHEYELELDEYGWVHIEQLLHSLHEQPVWHNVHENDLHIMISQSDKKRHEIHNGKIRALYGHSTAKKVLKEESEPPEFLYHGTPKRFVALIMEQGLIPKGRQYVHLSEEIETATQVGKRRDKQPAILKIEAKKAWIDNVTFYHGNEMVWLADKIDKQYISILE
- a CDS encoding CPBP family intramembrane glutamic endopeptidase; this translates as MKTIVISLQVIAKIALTIMAGFLISFFLHAIFPTSLKNFSQIGMLIGVWITYWLFERKRRWPLGFEVKGSWKQFVMGIGIGACTIILSCVLIWLFGGVQLTSVPIDTYLLVAVLSTIPKWIIVAVVEEGLVRGYIQGLVKESFGTNVSILFSSLLFASIHLFNTGSTESLLPMLCLFLDGLFFAMIREMTGKLWLPIGAHFIWNFLQSALGFAVSGGESGAPALVQVQPTGDTMLSGGAFGAEGSYLTASILLITLIIAWRIYRKQNMKAAGSL
- a CDS encoding AraC family transcriptional regulator, whose protein sequence is MPVNDYFVLWNHASIRVLDIRHTILRAGEELCSYRLPASGFVYATRGVAQILLDGEVYRSERFHVLHSGKGACLEIIGIEDELEYYLILYKATLPHLCSQDVLDLMENSNPFQLQYSFSPNDPVSLFHKVKVMNQEWRQLGSIERFHIKSVFYQFVYSILRQLQSQKIHRKEPGIAAQVILYMQKHYFESITLESLAETLSYSVPHLSALFKKETGHSLIHYLIQIRMDKAASLLVETDATLREIAVSVGYEDPYYFGRLFKKYKGVSPARFRVRELEQRKTEDRPFNTIRSSIAVQKGRRYIDDDIRYQYKKEGLIPMYKQSKSTTTATLFLCIALLLSACSVGTSNTNTANAGSQTSSAVSVSQSSTQSNSGQASETVQTKVISTVTGDIQIPVNPKKIIADQYLGSFIALGITPIGTPGLHRQNPYFAEALKDVEDIGDVDGSLEKVIDLQPDLIVTGSASDHNRYQQLSKIAPTISVPYGELKNAHEELTYFGKLLGKEKEAEIWLAEYDRRIAAAREKARKAVPADATFSIFELTTKSIHVYGDNFGRGGQAVYQALGFKPPTPIAAEILEKQWAKLSDELLPKYAGDYIILTSNDRTLEDLKADPIWSSLDAVKNNRVYIWKEERSWYFDPIAVLSQTEEIAAWLAGQH